One part of the Vicia villosa cultivar HV-30 ecotype Madison, WI linkage group LG6, Vvil1.0, whole genome shotgun sequence genome encodes these proteins:
- the LOC131614910 gene encoding uncharacterized protein LOC131614910, with the protein MANNVTATREATRRTHTYSFHREGLVQLGQLGGLITGHNKTVFTENYGNILTLLDSHVDEWEKPDLDNIANALYLSIEDVLGNWKKNGNTHGFYMSFLVEKAQELANKKRWEAFNALLAVLIYGIVMFPNIHKFVDLAAICLFVDKNPIPTLLADTYYSIHSRYGKGGAIRNCLPLLYTWFKSHLPTSGPFITSTQKWPQRIMGLTGNDIVWCPTGMDVEKVITSCDKPLDKEIFESVCFEKGTNPKGLEKVKSAWNSIHTDDQISLGEKNAVAKQAYTDWVENRVKDRLLPFPKVNPLYEQPPKIPIATVPDENRIQVDMECTQLHEKKSDAQPKHCLVDQKRVELTHEAKMLKGGSSRVQKRARTEKGERDTTVIVEDHQKILKRAMKEAEEKLNYGRLSLLHELYFAK; encoded by the exons atggctaacaacgtgaccgctacCAGAGAAGCTACAAGGCGTACTCACACTTACAGTTTCCATCGCGAAGGTTTGGTTCAGTTGGGGCAATTGGGTGGATTGATCACTGGTCATAATAAAACTGTGTTCACTGAGAATTATGGAAACATCTTGACTCTTTTGGACTCACACGTCGACGAATGGG AGAAACCTGATTTGGACAacattgccaacgctctttatttgagcatagaaGACGTTCTTGggaattggaagaagaatggtaACACTCATGGTTTCTATATGAGTTTCTTGGTTGAGAAGGCCCAAGAGTTGGCCAACAAAAAGAGGTGGGAGGCTTTCAACGCCCTTCTGGCCGTTTTGATCTATGGGATCGTGATGTTCcctaacattcacaagttcgttgatctGGCCGCTATATGTCTTTTCGTGGATAAGAATCCGATCCCTACTTTGCTAGCCGATACGTACTATTCCATTCACTCTCGATATGGGAAAGGAGGAGCCATAAGAAATTGTTTGCCGTTGTTATACACCTGGTTTAAGTCCCACCTACCTACAAGTGGTCCTTTCATTACTTCTACtcagaaatggcctcaaaggatcatggggcttaccgGAAATGACATTGTCTGGTGTCCCACTGGAATGGACGTGGAGAAAGTTATAACTAGCTGTG acaagcctttggacaaagagatattCGAATCCGTTTGCTTTGAAAAGGGAACCAATCCAAAGGGGCTAGAAAAAGTGAAGAGTGCCTGGAATAGCATCCATACAGATGATCAGATTTCTCTAGGTGAAAAGAATGCCGTTGCCAAACAAGCCTACACAGATTGGGTTGAAAATAGAGTTAAAGATcgcctgttgcctttcccgaaggttaacccATTGTACGAGCAGCCGCCTAAGATTCCAATTGCCACTGTGCCTGATGAGAATCGTATCCAGGTAGATATGGAATGCACCCAATTGCACGAAAAGAAGTCGGATGCGCAACCGAAACATTGTCTTGTGGACCAGAAAAGAGTTGAGTTGACACACGAAGCTAAAATGCTGAAGGGAGGATCgtccagagttcaaaagagggctagaacGGAAAAAGGTGAAAGAGATACTACTGTTATTGTCGAGGATCACCAGAAAATCCTAAAAAGGGCCATgaaagaggcagaagagaaactcaa